The following are encoded together in the Nymphaea colorata isolate Beijing-Zhang1983 unplaced genomic scaffold, ASM883128v2 scaffold0730, whole genome shotgun sequence genome:
- the LOC116245543 gene encoding phosphatidylinositol 4-phosphate 5-kinase 6-like, with protein sequence MQSQSCCADLPHNKDDTDAPDPRHLKLTLSSSGKYLPCQPYQVAELANAAYRQLFHQFAGSKFLDVQLPPDSEGVSELEGYYKMANFDACYHGEWRDHHPHGRGMATLANGALLVGTFVQGSCTGDYNYFFFRDGSTYTGNIIGNRISGKGKLTTSGLVYKGEWHDNLPHGSGSETYANGDKFIGTFERGVKQGEECIFTWANNENFLEYRGGFWSGRIQGMGTLTLRDKTVIHGFFDGNCISNLTLTNNKVKFIGSFEVGKASGKGTL encoded by the exons ATGCAGTCGCAG AGTTGCTGCGCGGATTTACCCCACAACAAGGACGATACCGACGCTCCCGACCCCAGGCACCTGAAGCTCACGCTTTCCTCCTCCGGCAAGTACCTACCCTGCCAGCCCTACCAGGTCGCAGAGCTGGCCAATGCCGCATACCGGCAGCTCTTTCACCAGTTTGCCGGCAGTAAGTTTCTGGATGTCCAGCTGCCGCCCGACTCGGAAGGAGTGAGCGAGCTCGAGGGATACTACAAAATGGCCAATTTCGATGCTTGCTACCATGGCGAGTGGAGGGATCACCATCCCCATGGAAGAGGCATGGCTACCCTCGCCAATGGGGCATTACTTGTTGGGACGTTTGTGCAGGGGTCTTGCACCGGTGACTACAATTATTTCTTCTTCAGGGACGGTTCAACTTACACCGGAAACATTATCGGTAACCGCATATCTGGCAAGGGCAAGCTGACAACTTCAGGCCTGGTCTACAAGGGGGAATGGCACGACAACCTGCCCCACGGAAGCGGTTCCGAAACCTACGCTAACGGCGACAAGTTCATCGGAACTTTCGAGAGGGGGGTGAAGCAGGGCGAGGAGTGCATTTTTACATGGGCCAACAACGAAAACTTCCTCGAGTATCGGGGCGGCTTCTGGAGCGGACGCATCCAGGGCATGGGAACGCTGACCCTCCGCGACAAGACAGTCATCCACGGGTTTTTCGACGGCAACTGCATCAGCAATCTCACCCTCACCAACAACAAGGTGAAATTCATCGGTAGCTTTGAGGTCGGCAAGGCGAGTGGCAAAGGCACGCTCTAG